One region of Hymenobacter sediminicola genomic DNA includes:
- a CDS encoding ribonuclease D, producing MSTIHYLTTAAEVQQAAHTLAAAPRIAIDLEFDDMRHRYGRNLALIQVFDGQTVYLIDPLPLTNPAHDLEPLWVILREPAVAKVFHSCKSDILLLDEVYGVHVRNIVDTSVQYTLLGESDNNISLGRLIQAELGLEVDKGEQKSNWLKRPLTEAQKLYAANDVLYLFELTDRLRDKLVALGRQHWADEENAALEEVRYSRDERPYLRIAGKYRIMPQELPLFRDLYLLRDQVARQLDRPPYMVFANDRLSELVRDTPRNLNDWKAARGLHPELKRPPYLEQLSALSPENFVAVPEPAQAGEQRRFPFRRRLSGDKAARADAREQLLLQLKTHITDDINGYVANLVLSNRLVADIIELGTEQVLRPWQKTILQEATERHGLDYQQIATPF from the coding sequence ATGTCTACCATTCACTACTTAACTACGGCTGCCGAAGTGCAGCAAGCTGCGCACACACTCGCCGCTGCCCCACGTATTGCTATCGACCTGGAGTTTGATGACATGCGGCACCGCTACGGCCGTAATCTGGCTCTGATTCAGGTGTTTGATGGGCAAACAGTGTACCTCATCGACCCGCTGCCGCTCACCAATCCGGCCCACGACTTGGAGCCGCTTTGGGTTATTCTGCGCGAGCCGGCGGTAGCCAAGGTCTTTCACAGCTGCAAGTCGGATATTTTGCTGCTGGATGAAGTGTACGGCGTGCATGTGCGCAACATCGTTGATACCAGCGTACAATACACGCTGCTCGGCGAATCGGACAACAACATTTCCCTGGGACGCCTTATTCAGGCCGAGTTGGGGCTGGAGGTAGATAAGGGCGAGCAGAAGTCTAACTGGCTGAAACGTCCGCTCACAGAAGCACAAAAGCTTTACGCCGCTAACGATGTGCTGTACCTGTTTGAGCTGACGGACCGGCTACGCGACAAGCTGGTAGCATTGGGGCGCCAGCATTGGGCCGATGAAGAAAACGCTGCTCTGGAAGAAGTGCGCTACAGCCGCGACGAACGGCCTTACCTGCGCATTGCGGGCAAATACCGCATCATGCCGCAGGAATTGCCGCTCTTCCGCGACTTGTATCTACTGCGTGACCAAGTAGCCCGCCAGCTCGACCGGCCGCCTTACATGGTATTTGCCAACGACCGGCTTTCGGAGCTGGTACGCGACACGCCCCGCAACCTCAACGACTGGAAGGCCGCCCGCGGCCTGCATCCGGAGCTAAAGCGCCCACCGTATCTGGAGCAACTCTCGGCCCTTTCGCCTGAGAACTTTGTGGCGGTGCCCGAACCAGCCCAAGCCGGTGAGCAGCGCCGCTTCCCGTTCCGACGGCGCCTCAGTGGCGACAAAGCTGCCCGTGCCGATGCTCGTGAGCAACTCCTGCTACAACTCAAAACCCATATCACCGACGACATCAACGGCTACGTCGCCAACCTGGTGTTGTCTAACCGCCTCGTAGCCGATATCATCGAGCTGGGAACTGAACAGGTGCTGCGTCCCTGGCAGAAAACCATATTGCAGGAAGCCACTGAGCGCCACGGCCTAGATTATCAGCAGATAGCTACTCCTTTCTAA
- a CDS encoding M14 family metallopeptidase — MVALLWLLRSAAPVQAQTTATETGPLLTPTQFLGYELGSRFTPHATLLRYVEHVAAHAAGRMRVQPYGSTYENRPLEVVQIGTPENLARLDDIRQNNLRLAGLASGTARTDAPAIVWLSYNIHGNEAVSSEAVMQVLYDLANPENQETRQFLQHTVLLVDPCVNPDGHERYVQWYNRVRAQVPNASPYAWEHREPWPGGRFNHYYFDLNRDWAWQTQQESRQRLALYNQWLPQVHADFHEMGPEDPYYFSPAAKPFHEDITNFQRKFQGIIGDYNRAVFDKNNWLYFTRETYDLFYPSYGDTYPSFNGAIGMTYEQGGSGRAGVRYAKSDGDTLTLAQRISHHHAASLATIRAASERQTELVKEFKKYFDEARTAPRGAYKSYVVAGSGDPGQLRAFTEYLQRQQIQFGYAPRRQRLRGFNYFAGREETVQVEAQDVVISMYQPKSTLVKVLFEPRPALEDSLTYDITAWALPYSFGLKAYALKDRIAANGQAANTPTVVAASSAALSQPYAYVARWNNLQDVRFLSRLLQQKVKVRVAGRAFESEGQKYLPGTLVITRNGNEALGPKFDQLIRSQADSAGVMVRAVQSGFSTSGADLGSGYVRNVARPNIAVVAGNGVSPTAFGEVWHFFEQQIGYPVTVLGTDYLPSVPLAKFDVLILPDGDYSEVYSERQLEALKTWVRGGGRLIAMEGAAAFLSGKKDFLLKGKPADSTAARKADPYRLLKPYANAEREQIGERVQGSVYRVLLDNTHPLAFGYGSTYFALIRDTLNYRFLGEGGWNVGVLKRDNYAAGFAGRNARRKLNDTFVLGAQDMGRGQVIYLADNPLFRGFWQGGKLLFGNALFFVGQ, encoded by the coding sequence ATGGTGGCGCTACTCTGGCTGCTGCGAAGTGCGGCGCCAGTACAAGCGCAAACCACTGCTACTGAAACCGGACCGCTGCTGACACCCACTCAATTTTTGGGCTATGAGCTAGGAAGCCGCTTCACACCGCATGCCACGCTTCTACGCTATGTAGAGCATGTAGCGGCTCATGCCGCAGGCCGGATGCGGGTGCAGCCCTACGGCAGCACCTACGAAAACCGGCCGTTGGAGGTAGTGCAGATTGGTACCCCCGAAAATCTGGCCCGTCTTGACGATATCCGACAGAACAACCTGCGCCTCGCAGGTTTGGCCAGCGGGACTGCCCGCACCGATGCTCCCGCCATAGTCTGGCTCAGCTACAACATTCATGGCAATGAGGCCGTGTCGTCGGAAGCCGTGATGCAGGTGCTATACGATCTGGCCAATCCGGAGAACCAGGAAACCCGGCAGTTTCTGCAGCACACCGTGCTACTCGTGGACCCCTGCGTGAACCCCGACGGGCATGAGCGGTACGTGCAATGGTACAACCGCGTGCGGGCCCAGGTGCCCAATGCCTCGCCCTACGCCTGGGAGCACCGGGAGCCTTGGCCCGGCGGCCGCTTCAACCATTACTATTTCGACCTGAACCGTGACTGGGCCTGGCAGACGCAGCAGGAAAGCCGCCAACGGCTGGCACTCTATAACCAGTGGCTGCCGCAGGTGCACGCCGATTTTCACGAAATGGGCCCGGAAGACCCGTACTACTTTTCGCCGGCGGCCAAGCCTTTCCACGAGGACATTACCAACTTCCAGCGCAAGTTTCAGGGCATTATCGGGGATTATAACCGCGCCGTGTTTGATAAAAACAACTGGCTCTATTTCACCCGCGAAACCTACGACCTGTTTTACCCCAGCTACGGCGACACGTACCCATCCTTCAATGGCGCCATTGGCATGACCTACGAGCAGGGTGGCTCCGGCCGGGCTGGTGTGCGCTATGCCAAGTCCGACGGTGACACCCTGACGCTGGCCCAACGCATCAGCCATCACCACGCAGCTAGTCTGGCTACCATTCGGGCCGCTTCGGAGCGGCAAACGGAGTTGGTTAAGGAGTTCAAGAAATACTTTGATGAAGCCCGCACGGCTCCGCGTGGCGCTTATAAGTCGTACGTGGTGGCTGGTTCCGGCGACCCTGGCCAGTTGCGCGCTTTCACGGAGTATCTGCAGCGCCAGCAGATTCAGTTTGGCTATGCGCCGCGCCGCCAGCGCCTGCGGGGCTTCAACTACTTTGCGGGCCGCGAAGAAACGGTACAGGTAGAAGCGCAGGATGTGGTCATCAGTATGTATCAGCCCAAATCAACACTGGTGAAGGTGCTATTTGAGCCACGACCCGCACTGGAAGATTCGCTTACCTACGACATCACCGCGTGGGCGCTTCCCTATTCATTCGGGCTGAAAGCCTACGCCCTGAAAGACCGGATAGCGGCCAACGGCCAGGCCGCCAATACGCCTACTGTTGTCGCCGCCTCATCGGCCGCACTGAGCCAGCCATACGCGTATGTGGCCCGGTGGAATAATCTGCAGGATGTGCGTTTCCTGAGCCGGCTACTGCAGCAGAAAGTGAAGGTGCGCGTTGCAGGCCGGGCTTTCGAGTCGGAAGGGCAGAAATACCTGCCGGGCACGCTCGTCATCACGCGCAACGGCAACGAAGCGTTGGGACCAAAATTCGACCAGTTAATCCGGAGCCAGGCCGATTCGGCTGGCGTGATGGTACGGGCCGTGCAGTCGGGCTTCTCTACCTCCGGCGCCGACCTCGGCTCGGGCTATGTGCGCAACGTGGCGCGGCCCAACATTGCGGTGGTGGCTGGCAATGGTGTCTCGCCAACTGCTTTTGGTGAGGTCTGGCACTTTTTCGAGCAGCAGATTGGCTATCCGGTGACTGTACTGGGTACTGACTATTTGCCTTCGGTGCCGCTGGCTAAGTTCGATGTACTGATTCTGCCTGATGGCGACTATTCGGAGGTGTACAGCGAGCGGCAGCTGGAAGCCCTCAAAACCTGGGTGCGCGGCGGTGGCCGCCTGATTGCAATGGAAGGCGCGGCGGCTTTCCTGTCGGGCAAGAAAGATTTTCTGCTGAAAGGAAAGCCCGCCGACAGCACCGCTGCCCGCAAAGCCGACCCTTACCGCCTGCTCAAGCCCTATGCCAATGCCGAGCGGGAACAGATTGGGGAGCGGGTGCAGGGTAGCGTCTACCGCGTACTACTCGACAATACCCACCCGTTGGCCTTTGGCTATGGCAGCACTTACTTTGCCCTCATTCGTGATACGCTCAACTACCGCTTCTTAGGCGAAGGAGGCTGGAACGTAGGCGTGCTCAAGCGCGACAACTATGCCGCCGGGTTTGCCGGCCGCAATGCCCGCCGAAAGCTCAACGATACTTTTGTGCTGGGTGCGCAGGATATGGGCCGGGGCCAGGTCATTTACCTTGCCGATAACCCCTTGTTCCGGGGCTTCTGGCAGGGAGGGAAGTTGTTATTCGGAAACGCACTGTTCTTTGTGGGCCAATAG
- a CDS encoding S-adenosylmethionine:tRNA ribosyltransferase-isomerase, whose product MPTSLPADPRQLSIHDYTYQLPPERIAPEPLPQRDQSRLLVYRQGVIQDQTFQGLPAELPTDALLVFNDTKVVRARLFCHKPTGGLIELFCLEPVAPHRAIEPAMQQTGECVWKCLVGNGKRWKSGPVTLEFTAQGHAATLTAERQETADGYSLIRFRWEPAALPFAEVLRGAGHLPLPPYLNREDTDVDAIRYQTVYAAQEGAVAAPTAGLHFSNQVLADLAQRGIQSVRVTLHVGAGTFQPVKADRMDGHAMHGEPISISAAVLRQLLAHAPRPIVAVGTTSLRSLESLYWLGVQAAQGQLTGDIVPHVGQWQPYEPGSKLATAASLQALLDFMLEQQLDTLHATTQLLIAPGYRFRVIQGLITNFHQPESTLLLLVAALVGPGWRQVYEHALANGYRFLSYGDSSLLLP is encoded by the coding sequence ATGCCGACCTCATTGCCCGCTGACCCACGCCAGCTTTCTATCCACGACTACACCTACCAACTGCCGCCGGAGCGCATTGCCCCGGAGCCTCTACCCCAGCGTGACCAGTCGCGCCTGCTCGTGTACCGCCAGGGCGTCATCCAGGACCAGACATTTCAGGGTCTGCCGGCAGAGTTGCCCACTGATGCGCTGCTGGTCTTCAACGATACCAAAGTGGTGCGGGCACGGCTTTTCTGCCACAAGCCCACAGGTGGCCTGATTGAGTTGTTTTGCCTCGAGCCCGTAGCACCGCACCGCGCTATAGAGCCTGCTATGCAGCAAACTGGCGAGTGTGTCTGGAAATGCCTGGTAGGCAACGGCAAACGCTGGAAAAGCGGACCTGTGACGCTGGAGTTTACGGCACAGGGCCATGCCGCCACACTCACGGCTGAGCGGCAGGAAACGGCCGATGGCTATTCCCTGATTCGCTTCCGGTGGGAGCCGGCGGCACTGCCGTTTGCAGAAGTATTGCGCGGGGCCGGCCACCTTCCGCTCCCCCCCTACCTCAACCGCGAAGACACTGACGTAGACGCTATACGCTACCAAACAGTGTATGCGGCGCAGGAAGGGGCCGTGGCCGCCCCCACAGCCGGCCTCCACTTCTCCAACCAAGTCTTGGCTGACCTCGCGCAACGAGGCATTCAGTCGGTTCGCGTGACGCTGCATGTAGGAGCCGGCACTTTCCAGCCCGTGAAGGCCGACCGGATGGATGGCCATGCTATGCATGGAGAGCCTATTAGCATATCGGCGGCAGTACTGCGGCAGCTGCTGGCTCATGCGCCACGACCTATTGTGGCAGTGGGCACCACCAGCCTACGCAGTCTGGAAAGCCTATATTGGCTGGGAGTGCAGGCGGCGCAGGGGCAGCTTACTGGTGATATAGTGCCGCACGTAGGCCAGTGGCAGCCCTACGAGCCCGGTTCCAAATTAGCCACCGCAGCTTCATTGCAGGCATTGCTGGACTTCATGCTTGAGCAGCAGCTTGACACATTGCATGCCACCACACAGCTGCTCATTGCGCCGGGCTACCGGTTCAGGGTTATCCAAGGGCTGATTACCAATTTTCATCAGCCAGAAAGCACGCTGCTGCTATTAGTGGCCGCATTGGTAGGCCCCGGATGGCGACAGGTGTACGAACATGCTCTGGCTAATGGGTACCGTTTTTTGAGTTACGGCGACAGTTCGTTGCTGCTGCCATAG
- a CDS encoding class I SAM-dependent methyltransferase has translation MISSSFLQASVMLVLLLPTACTQTPMESSAALGADRHLSDQSVAPDTSGYRLAAPQDPNGIGKYYQGRQIAHVMGHEGADWLERNDRQEEEGTDILLRELQLKPTDVVADIGAGTGYFSFRISPLVPKGKVLAVDIQPEMIKYLRDNKEQNKAPNVEPVLGTVQNPNLPAGGVDLVLIVDAYHEFDHPREMMRAIKAALRPGGRLALVEYRAEDVNVPIKRIHKMSEEQARKEVQAVGLEFVENRQTLPQQHLLIFQRAK, from the coding sequence ATGATATCTTCTTCCTTTCTCCAGGCGTCGGTGATGCTGGTGTTGCTTTTGCCCACGGCTTGCACCCAAACGCCTATGGAAAGCTCGGCGGCACTTGGTGCCGACCGACATCTGTCCGACCAGTCTGTGGCTCCTGACACCAGTGGCTACCGACTGGCGGCTCCCCAAGACCCCAATGGTATCGGCAAGTACTACCAGGGGCGCCAGATTGCGCACGTAATGGGCCACGAGGGCGCCGACTGGCTGGAGCGCAACGACCGGCAGGAAGAGGAAGGCACCGACATCCTGCTGCGCGAGCTACAACTGAAGCCTACGGATGTGGTAGCCGATATAGGCGCCGGCACCGGCTATTTCTCTTTCCGCATCAGCCCGCTGGTGCCCAAAGGCAAGGTGCTGGCTGTCGATATCCAGCCGGAGATGATAAAGTATTTGCGCGACAACAAGGAGCAGAATAAAGCGCCTAACGTGGAACCTGTGCTGGGCACTGTGCAGAACCCGAATCTGCCGGCGGGCGGAGTAGATCTGGTGCTTATTGTTGACGCGTATCATGAGTTTGACCATCCGCGTGAGATGATGCGGGCCATCAAAGCGGCTCTGCGCCCTGGTGGTCGGTTGGCGCTGGTAGAATATCGGGCCGAAGACGTGAATGTGCCCATCAAGCGCATTCATAAGATGAGCGAAGAACAAGCTCGCAAAGAAGTGCAGGCTGTGGGGTTGGAGTTCGTGGAAAACCGCCAGACACTTCCGCAGCAACACCTCCTGATTTTCCAGCGCGCAAAATAG